DNA sequence from the Candidatus Saccharibacteria bacterium genome:
AAAGAAGTGTTTAGTCGTAATATCAAGACTGATTCAGAACTTTTAACTACTGTTTTTGGCCCTTTGGGTCTTGAGTTAGATTCCAAGACCGGTTGGAGTGAAACCGGTGAAATAATTGACGCAAATTTATATCGGGCCGGCGACATATTGTGGTTGGGCAATAATATGGCTATTTGTCAAGATAAGAATTCGGCTGTGGTGGTGGAAAAGGGCAGGCCGGTGGTGGTAAAGCCCGACAAGATTAAGCAGGTTCGCAGAGTTGTGCCATCGCTTAATCATATACTAGCGGTGGCTGTGCCTTGGTGGCGCACAGATGTGAGTATGGCCGAGGATCTATACGAAGAAGCCGCCAAGATATTTGGCTACGATACTATGCCCCCTACCCTGCCTGAGTCGCCGCCCATGGATACACATGAATTCCAAGCTTTACCAAAACTCACAGATCTCAAGCAGGCCATGGTAACTATCGGTTGTACCGAGATCATGACCTACTCTTTGGTGAGTGCAGAAATGGTAGATATGGTTGGTGGTGATCTGAGCCGGCAGATAGAAATAGTTAACCCAATGGTTAAGGAGCAAGCTTATTTGCGGAGCGGCCTTTTAGCTAGCCACCTAAAGGCGATTGCGGCAAACCGAAATACTGACGAAGTAGATGTGTTTGAATTATCAAAAGTGTCTTGGCTCGAGAATGGCTCTAAGTCGGTTGCCCCCAACGAGGAATGGCGACTGGCCATAAGCAGTGTTGGCGAGTCTTCGCTAAAGAGACTCAAAGCCTTGCTAGATGCGGTATTGGCTCGCAGTCGTATTGAAGTTAGTATTGAAGCGGCTCAAAAACCAGCATTCGTGTTGGGGCGTTATGGCCAAATGTTTTTGGGTGGAAAATTTGTGGCTGAGTATGGCCAGATAAATCCAGCCACCCTAAAAAACCACAATATTCCCCCAGAAGTTAGCTACGCCGAAATAAAAATTGAACTAGTTTTGAGTAGTGTTGGTACACCACAGCCAAAAGCCATACCGCCCTACCGCTATGTCGGTCGCAACCTGGCCTTAGAGCTGCCGGTGGCCGTCAGCTGGCAGCACCTGCATGAACAAATAAGCTCTCGCAAGCATGTTGTAAAAGCAGATTTTGTTGATAGCTACCAGAACAGCGAGTTAAAGGCGGCCAAGCGAAAAAGTGTGACCGTAGAAATTGAATTTGACCTTGGTCCACAACCCAAAACCGCCACAATTGACCAACAGCTAACAGATTTGGTAGAAGCCTTAAAATCTGACCCCCAACTTAGTAGCTTGACTCTGCGCTAACATTCTCCCTAGAGTACTGGCTTCATTGGAGCGTAAGCGATATAATTAGGCTTAAGAATGCAAAACAAAAACCACAGCCATTTTTTGAGTTTGCCTCCCAAAATTTCTAAATCTGGGCAAAGGCCGAGTATGAAAGCCAGATTGTGGTTTGTAGCGATTGGAGTTCTGGCAGCTGTTGTAGTACTCAATGCTCTGGTAGCTGCCCTGTTCGAGGGCGTAATTTACCCGGGCGTTTCAGTCGCAGGGCACGACTTGAGTTTCAAAAATCGAGCCCAGGCATTACAAGTTTTGCGCTCACAGAATCTTGACCGCCGCTTTGATTTGCGAGTTGGCGATAAAACATTCATCGCTACCAATAGTGATTTGGGGGCTGAGTATGAGCTAGGAGCTACGATTGAGGCTGCTTATAATGTCGGTCGCAACTGGCCTTTGCCGTTGGCTGGGCTAATAGAAGCCAGCAATAAAGGCACGGTTGGTTATGCTTATAACATTAATAACACCCAGCTCAGTAAATTCACAGACAGCGTAGTTAGCTCGGTCGGGCGTGATCCGGTTAACGCAACATTGCAAATAACTGACGGCAATATAAATGTAGTGCCAGATCGGGACGGATTACGGGTAGACCGGCGTTACCTTAACGATCTAATTGCCAATGCTCTGGCCGACGGAAAAGACCAAACAATTAGTTTGCAGCCTGTGCCCAAAAAAGCCGACATTTTGGCAAAAGATACCGCTGCCGCCCAAAAACGAGCCGAAGATTATTTGAGTCGTCAAATATCATTAAGCTATAACGGCAAGACATTTGTGCTAGATAGAACCGCTTTGGGGTATATGATAGTTTTCAATATTGTATCTGGATCCGATGGCAGGCCAGAGTTAAAAGCCGACATTTCTAAAGAGCAAATTTTGGGCTATCTACAATCTGTGGCTAACCAAGTGGATGTGGCTGCCCAAAATAAAATTGTAGTTGTTAGAAACGGTGCCAACTCGGTAGAGCAGGAAGGCAAAAATGGCACGACCATAAACCAACAACCGGCCGCCGATGCGATATTTACGGCACTCCAAAATGGTCAGAATACAACGATAGCGCTAAC
Encoded proteins:
- a CDS encoding peptidoglycan binding domain-containing protein, with the translated sequence MQNKNHSHFLSLPPKISKSGQRPSMKARLWFVAIGVLAAVVVLNALVAALFEGVIYPGVSVAGHDLSFKNRAQALQVLRSQNLDRRFDLRVGDKTFIATNSDLGAEYELGATIEAAYNVGRNWPLPLAGLIEASNKGTVGYAYNINNTQLSKFTDSVVSSVGRDPVNATLQITDGNINVVPDRDGLRVDRRYLNDLIANALADGKDQTISLQPVPKKADILAKDTAAAQKRAEDYLSRQISLSYNGKTFVLDRTALGYMIVFNIVSGSDGRPELKADISKEQILGYLQSVANQVDVAAQNKIVVVRNGANSVEQEGKNGTTINQQPAADAIFTALQNGQNTTIALTDSPVPFQTQTSNSNGPDARMYIEINLSSQRLWAYQDGQVVYSSPITSGATGKGFPTVTGTFAIYAKERNRYLNGAVYGYDYNVFVQYWMPFYQGYGLHDASWRNSFGGQDYWLNGSHGCVNMPLAAAVFLYDWAPIGTPVWVHS